The Meiothermus ruber DSM 1279 genome includes the window CGCCTCAAGCGCGAGCTGGGGATGGCGTAGGGCGCTTTACATTCACCGATTGCGGATAGTTGAAAGCAGGCAGAACCCCCGAGCAAATCGGGGGTTATTGCTTTTGGACTAGCTAGAGTTGTGGGTGGTGGCTTCGGCTAAAGCTAAAGCCAAACCGGCTTTAGGTGAGAGTCCCAGCGGCGGGTAGCCCAGGGCCTGCGCGGCAGGGTCGCCCTCGAGGGCTACCAGCAGGGTGGGGTAGTGGGTGCTGTCCAGGTGGGGCTCGAGCACCGCCCGCGTGTAGGCCAGCTCCTCGTCGTCGAGCCACTGCACCGCACCAGCAAACCGCAGGGCCTGGCCCTCGTAGACCAGGATTTCTCGTAGCGTTTTCGGTATCGCCTGGTGGTACGACCAAGCTGCTTGATAGAGGTGCAGCCGGGTCTGCTGGCGGATGTACTCGGGGGAGGGCTTCTCGGAAGTCCAGCAAGGAATTGAGACCCAGCCGTAGCGGTGGGCGAGGGCCAGCTCCCGCTCGCTCAGCCCCCATAACCCTTTTTGGGTGGTGTAGCGGTGGGTCCAGCCGCCCCTGGCATCGTCCAGCACCGTGAGCGAAACCTTGAGCTGGGCCTGAACTGGGGGTAGCTGCTGGGCGGCTTCCTCCATTGCAGCCTGGGCCAGGGCCTCGGCCTGCAAGGCCAGCAGTTCCTGCACATAGGCCAGCGCGTGTTCTTTGGCCATGGGGTTGGCGGCAATCAGGGGCACCAGCTCCACATCGTCGCCCTGGGCGTTCAGTACCTTGGCGAGATAGGCCCGGAAGCGCGTGAGGTCTCGAGGCTTCCGATAGAGCTCCTCCAGGTGGTGCAGCAGGGGTACGTACTGCCAGGGCATACCTATAGCGTATCCTTAAGGCACCATGGCCGGTATTGCCCTGTTGGAGCTGATGCTCTTGTTGCTGGCGGTGGGGCTTTTGCTCTGGGTGTTTGGGGCCAGCCGGAACCTGCCGCCCGCGCAGGAAGAGCAGGCCCACCGGCTGGAGGCGGCCCTGGCCGAGATTGGACGGCTAGGGGGGCGGCTGCCCCATCTGCACGATGCGCTCAAGCCGGCCCAGCAGTACGGGCGAGACCTGCGTAAGCTGCTGCCGCAACTGGCCGAGCTCGAGCGCTTTTTAGCCAAGCCCAGCACCGAAGGCCCCACCCGCGACCGCCTGCTGGTGCGCCACCACGAGCTTTTGCAGGGCTTTGAGCGGGGTGTGGAGTACCTCGAGCGCCTGGGGGCCGAGCTGTTGCTGATCTCGGGTTCCGAAGAGCCCCCGGCCCTGGCCGAGCTGCCGCAGCTCTTAATCGAATTGCGCGAGATTTTACATCCACTAAGCCCCACCCGAGGGTAAATTGGGGCGATGCGACGAATCGCGCTGCTGCTACTGCTGCTGCTGGGGGCCTGCGCGCCCCGCGCCACCGAACCCCAGAGCAATACCGCCCTCATTCAGGGCCCGGTGGGCTTCTACCCCTCCCAGCCGGGGCTGGACTGGGTCTATCTCCCGCCTCGGGCTTCCCTGGGCGACCCGCCGGTGCGTTTATCGGTGCTGGGCCCCACCACCTTTGAGGGCCAGCCAGCCATCCGCTACCGCCTGAGCGGACGGGGCCTCGAGCGCTCCTACTACCGCCAGGTGGATGCCGCCGGGGTGCGGCTTTTGGGCATGGAAGACTTCGACCGGCTGCAGGTGACCCGCTACACCCCCCCCATCCAGGAATACCCCCCCCAGGCCAGCCTGGTGGTGGGGGCCCGCTGGGGCGGTCAGACCCGCGAGGTTATCGAGCTGCGCGCGGGTAACAACGTCACCCGGGTGAGCGACCGGGTGCTGGACTACACCTACACGGTGCTGGGTAAGTCCAACGTGACCGTACCGGCGGGCAGCTTCGAGGTGTTCCGCATCGCCTGGGAGGTGCGCGATCCCCGGAACCCCAACCTGCGCGAGGGCTTCGAGATCTGGTTTTACCCTGGGGTGGGCGAGATCTACAGCTCGGTGAACTTTGGCGAACAGGGCGGGCTCTCGCTGATTGACCGCAACTTCAAATAGGCCCCTTTGTTCCCTGGGGTACTGCAACCGACCCACGAACCCCTAAAGTTTAGAACAATGCGCGCGGCGGTCGGGTCATCGCCGGGTCGTTTTGGGAGGCGCCTGTGATATTGCAAAAGGTCAACCAGCCGCAAGACCTCAAAACCCTCACGCAAGAAGAGCTGCTGCAACTGGCCCAGGAACTGCGCAGTGAGATTATCCGGGTGTGCGCCCAGAACGGCGGCCACCTGGCTTCCTCGCTGGGGGCGGTGGAGCTGATTGTGGCCCTGCACCGGGTGTTTGACTCGCCCAGGGATCGCCTGTTGTTCGATGTGGGTCACCAGGCTTATGCCCACAAAATCCTGACCGGGCGCAAGGAGGTCTTCCACACCATCCGCCAGGAAGGGGGCATCTCGGGCTTTACCAAGGTCTCGGAGAGCGAGCACGACGCCATTACGGTGGGCCACGCCTCCACCTCGCTGGCCAACGCCCTGGGCATGGCTATTGCCCGCGATACCCTGGGCGAAAACTACCATGTGGTGGGCATCATCGGCGACGGGGCCCTGACCGGCGGGATGGCCCTGGCCGCGCTCAACGTGATTGGCGAGCGCAAGCCCAGGCTGCTGATGATTCTGAACGACAACGAGATGTCCATCTCCGAGAACGTGGGGGCCCTGAACCGCTACTTCAAGGAGTATCAGACCAAGAAATGGGTACAGGACACCCAGAAGTGGGGTAAGCAGGTCTTGGAGGGCATCTCACCCCGGCTCTTTAGCCTGGTAGACCGGGCCAAGGAGGCCGCCAAGCTGATGCTGCACCAGGAGAACCCCTTTTACGCCTGGGGCATCCGCTATGTGGGGCCGGTGGACGGGCACGACCTGCCGGGCCTGATTCACATCCTCGAGCAGATCAAAGAACTCGACGGCCCCACCCTGCTGCACATCGTGACCCAGAAAGGCAAGGGCTACGGGGTGGCCGAGGAAGACCCCATCTACTGGCACGGGCCGCCCGGCTTCAACCCCCAAAAACCCGAGAAGGTGAGCAAGGGTTACTCCTGGTCGGCGGCCTTTGGCGACGCGGTGACCGAGCTGGCCCATAAGGAGCCCCGGCTTTTCGTCATCACCCCGGCCATGCGCGAGGGTTCGGGGCTGGTGAAGTACTCCCAGACCCACCCCGAGCGCTACCTGGACACCGGCATCTGCGAGGATGTGGCGGCCACGGTGGCGGCGGGCATGGCCCTGCGGGGCCTCAAGCCGGTGCTGGCTATTTACTCGACCTTCATGCAGCGGGCCTACGACCAGATCATCCACGACATCGCCATCGAGAACCTGTCGGTGGTGTTTGCGGTGGATCGAGCCGGGATTGTGGGGGGCGACGGGGCTACCCACAACGGCGTTTTCGACATCGCCTACCTGCGCACCGTGCCCAACGTGCAGATTGCCGCCCCCAAGGATGCTCTGGAGCTTCGGGCCATGCTCAAGAAGGCCCTGGAGCTGGGCGGGCCCATCGCCATCCGCTACGCCCGCGACAACGTGGAAAAAGCCCCCGAGGGGGTCTGGCCCGAGATCGAGTGGGGCCGCTGGGAGGTGCTGAAGGAGGGCTCCAAGGCTTATATCCTGGCCTTTGGCAAGACCCTAAAGTATGCCCTCGAGGCCGCCCAGGATCACCCCGAGATTGGCGTCATCAACGCCCGCTTCCTCAAGCCGCTGGACAAGGGGATGCTGGAAGCGCTGGCCCTGGAGGGCTACAAGCTGGTGACCACCGAAGACCACCAGAAGATGGGGGGGTTTGGCAGCGCGGTGCTGGAAGCCCTTAATGAACTGGGCCTGAAACCCGATATCCGCGTGCTGGGCCTGCCGGATGTCTTCTTTGACCATGGCTCCATTCCCCGCATGCACCGCGAGGCCGGCATTGACGCTGCGGCCATCCGGGCAGCCCTGGCCGGGATGGGCCTCGAGGTCAAGACGGCCACCCGCCGGGTGTGAACCCCCTCATCCAGGCTTGCCCTGGCTTTGCTATCCTGAACTTGGTTGGGGAGTAGCTGACCGCAAACGCGGGTGTCGGGGCCGTCAGTACAGGGCTAAAACCCTCGGTCAAGACAAGTCGAAAAACTTCAGCGAGACCACCACGGCAAAAACCCGTGGTGGTTTTTGCATGGTGAAAGGAGCAGACAAGACGCGATGAAAAAAATCTTTTTCAAACTGCTGGCTCTGCTGGTTGGGAGACTGTTAGCCAGGCGCTTTGGTTATGGCCGGCCCTACTACCCGGCCCATTACGACCCCCACTACCGGGGCGGGTTTTTCAAGCCCTACAAGTACAAGAGGAAAAAGAGCTGGCGCAAGAAGCTATTGGACTGGCTGGACTAGCCCATGGCTTTATGCACCGGGTGGTAGGCTGGGCTGGATGAAAGTCTTTGCGCTGGCGGCCAACACCTACCTGCTGGACACACCGCAAGGCCCGCTGCTGGTGGACTCGGGGCTGCCGGGCCAGCGGCGCAGGCTCGAGCGCTATCTGGGTAGTGTGAAGCCTGCTGCCCTGCTGCTCACCCACCACCACCTCGACCACGTGGGCGGGGCCCAGATGCTCTGGGAGCGCTACGGGCTGCCCATCTATGCCCATCCGCTGGATATCCCCTTCATAAGCGGGGAAGCGCGCCGCCCACCTTTTCCGCCCATTCCCGGGCTGGGTGACTGGATTGCCAACAGCCCCCGGCCGGTACCCAAAGAGGCCCTGAGGCCCGTTGAAGAAGGCGCGGAAGTGATGGGCTGGCAGGTGGTGCACCTGCCCGGCCATACCCCCGGTCAGATTGGCCTGCTGCGTGAAGGGGTTTTGCTGGCTGCCGACGCGCTGCGGGTGGGTGTGAAAGGCCCCTGGGTTCCCCCGGCCATGGTCAACCACGACACCCAACAGGCCCGGCGCACGGTGGGGAAGATCGCCCGCCTCGAGGCCCAGAAGATCTACGTGGGGCACGGGCCGCCCACCACTGCCCTGGCGGTGCGCGCCCTGGCCGAAAAGCTGGGGGTCTGAGCGCTGCAAACTAGCGCTGCAAATCCCCCTTCTTCACCGGCAACCCCGCGGCCTGCCAGGCCGAAATTCCCCCGGCCAGGTTGTAGACCTCGAGGCCCTTCTCGGCCAGAAACTCGGCGGCCTGCTGGCTGCGGCTGCCGCTCTCGCAAAAGCAGATGATGGGCCGGTCTTTGGGCAGGCTTTCCCAGCGCCTGGCCAGCTCGGCCAGCGGCAGGCCCTGGGAGCCCGGTATTTTGCTTAGTTTGCGCTCGAGGGGGGTGCGCACGTCAATCAGGAGTGCCCCGGCCCTGAGCTTTTCCTGGGCTTCCAGCGCACTAATCCGGGGCACCCTTGGCCCCAGCCCCAGCAGATTTTTGAACCAACCCCACATACTTTTCAGTCTAGAGGTCAACCACCCTTGCGAAATATATCCCCTGGGGGTATACTGAACATACCGGTGGGGGTATATGTGGCCCCTCGCCAAAGGAGAAACCATGTTTTTAGACGAGAAAATTCAAGCCCAGGTGCGCGAGATGCTGGCCCCCATCCAAACCCCTGTGGAGGTGGTGGTCTTTACCACCGCGGGCCTCGAGCTGCCCGGCCAGGAAGTGGGGCTGCAGGACGAAACCCTGGGCCTGCTCAAGGAAGTGGTGGCCCTGAACCCCCACCTGAGCCTGGAGCAGCGCTCCATCCACTCCGACCCCGAGGCCCAGGCCTTGGGCCTGCGCTATGCGCCCACCATCCTGCTACGGGAAAAAGGCTCGAACCGCAACAACATCCGCTTTTTGGGGCTGCCGGCCGGCTACGAGTTCAGCACCCTGATCGAAACCTTGCTGATGCTGGGCACCGGCGAGAGCAAGCTGGGTGAAAAGTCGCAGGCCGATCTGCAAAAAGTTGCCTCGCCGGTGCGCATGCAGGCCTTCGTAACCCCCACCTGCCCCTACTGCCCGCAGGCCGTGCTGGCGACCTACAAGCTGGCCTACCACAACCCCAACATCATCGCCGAAGGGGTAGAGGCCAGCGAGTTCCCTCTGCTCTCGAGGCGCTACAACATCT containing:
- the dxs gene encoding 1-deoxy-D-xylulose-5-phosphate synthase produces the protein MILQKVNQPQDLKTLTQEELLQLAQELRSEIIRVCAQNGGHLASSLGAVELIVALHRVFDSPRDRLLFDVGHQAYAHKILTGRKEVFHTIRQEGGISGFTKVSESEHDAITVGHASTSLANALGMAIARDTLGENYHVVGIIGDGALTGGMALAALNVIGERKPRLLMILNDNEMSISENVGALNRYFKEYQTKKWVQDTQKWGKQVLEGISPRLFSLVDRAKEAAKLMLHQENPFYAWGIRYVGPVDGHDLPGLIHILEQIKELDGPTLLHIVTQKGKGYGVAEEDPIYWHGPPGFNPQKPEKVSKGYSWSAAFGDAVTELAHKEPRLFVITPAMREGSGLVKYSQTHPERYLDTGICEDVAATVAAGMALRGLKPVLAIYSTFMQRAYDQIIHDIAIENLSVVFAVDRAGIVGGDGATHNGVFDIAYLRTVPNVQIAAPKDALELRAMLKKALELGGPIAIRYARDNVEKAPEGVWPEIEWGRWEVLKEGSKAYILAFGKTLKYALEAAQDHPEIGVINARFLKPLDKGMLEALALEGYKLVTTEDHQKMGGFGSAVLEALNELGLKPDIRVLGLPDVFFDHGSIPRMHREAGIDAAAIRAALAGMGLEVKTATRRV
- a CDS encoding MBL fold metallo-hydrolase, with amino-acid sequence MKVFALAANTYLLDTPQGPLLVDSGLPGQRRRLERYLGSVKPAALLLTHHHLDHVGGAQMLWERYGLPIYAHPLDIPFISGEARRPPFPPIPGLGDWIANSPRPVPKEALRPVEEGAEVMGWQVVHLPGHTPGQIGLLREGVLLAADALRVGVKGPWVPPAMVNHDTQQARRTVGKIARLEAQKIYVGHGPPTTALAVRALAEKLGV
- a CDS encoding rhodanese-like domain-containing protein, yielding MWGWFKNLLGLGPRVPRISALEAQEKLRAGALLIDVRTPLERKLSKIPGSQGLPLAELARRWESLPKDRPIICFCESGSRSQQAAEFLAEKGLEVYNLAGGISAWQAAGLPVKKGDLQR
- the pdo gene encoding protein disulfide oxidoreductase, which gives rise to MFLDEKIQAQVREMLAPIQTPVEVVVFTTAGLELPGQEVGLQDETLGLLKEVVALNPHLSLEQRSIHSDPEAQALGLRYAPTILLREKGSNRNNIRFLGLPAGYEFSTLIETLLMLGTGESKLGEKSQADLQKVASPVRMQAFVTPTCPYCPQAVLATYKLAYHNPNIIAEGVEASEFPLLSRRYNISGVPDTIISGATQQRILGGQPDRVFVEAAIKASAGVVV